TCTTCAACAGTCCTGTCAACGTATGCTCCCAGTGATTCAAGGGAGTATCTCATTTTGAACGGCATTTTGCAGGGCATGTTGACTTCTCTTGTGCATCTCATGCAGAGGTTGCATTTACCTAAGAATAATCCTAGAGAATCCTCACTTTCAAGCATGTATATTTCATTCATTAGCTTGACTTTAAGTCTTTCAAATCTTTTGAGAACAAATTCAAGTTCCCTTTCGTCAAATGTATGTTCCAGCTCTTCAGCTGAAAAGTCAATCTTGAATGCAATAATCTTGAGTTTGTTGTAGGAATTCCACACGTCATTGGTGTCGAATTCGAATGGTGGATAGTTCCAGTTGTATCCGAGAGCTTCCTGCTCTTCGATGCACAGCTTTGAGACTTCCTCAAAGTTTACATATTTTTCAAAATATTCACTTACATCCACATCTGCTGTAAGTTTTTTAATCTCTGACATAATAATTTATATTTAAATTGAATATTATAAAATTTACTATCCATTAATTACACGATTTATTTTAATCTTTTTAGGATTGTAGCCGATTGACTTGTTGGTGTCTCCTATTGATTTTTTTAATGTGGTTACGATTGCATTCAATAGCTCCTCATCAAATTCAATGCACTCGCCGCCTCTGAACTCGCAGATTTTGGAGATCTTTTCATCTTCAAGGTATTGGAGGTATTCGTCCCATTCCTCGTTTATCTCATCAATCATTATCTTTAAATCAAGTATCTTGTCATTAAGACTGTTTGCTTTTTTGAATGCATCCTTTTCGATGTCTTCCATGTTTTCCAAATCAGATTTTTCATATTCATACAGGTAAGTCTTATTCATAATATCACATTTAGGTATACCTAATATATAATTTTTAAAATATATTAATATTGTGTTGAAAACTGAAAATTGCTTTAAGTGAGTAAAATTGCTTTAAACTTGTTAAATTGCATTCATTTAATCTAAAACTTATTTATATTATAATAACTAAAAAAAATATCAAATTTCCATATGAAGAAACTTAATGCATTGTCCAAAATAAAAAAAAACGGATAGAAAAATTATTGGGAGAACTGAACATGACGCCAAAAAAGGAAAAAATGATGTATAAAGCCATTGACCAAGCAATTGAAAAAAGTATTCAACTTGAAAGGGAACATCAATACAATACTGGGAAAAAAGATGGTATAAAAGAAGGAAAAATAGAAATCGCCAAAAAACTTAAAGGAAATATGGCTCCTGAAGAAATTGCAAAGATAACAGGTTTAACACTTACAGCAGTTTTAAAATTATAATTAACTGTTGAAATAGCTTTCATGCTTTTTGAGATAGTAATTGATGTAAATATAACCGCATACACTACCTAAAGCCATACCGCAGACAAGACCTATATAAACACCGATATCGGCAAGATTGAATATGAATGCAAAGAGCCATGCAAAGATTATCTCAAGTATAAATGCTCTGAGTATTGTGAATACAAGTGAGATTCCGCCTTTTCCCATTGCCTGAAAAATATTTCCTGAAATTGCACCTAAAGGCATCAGCACCAAAAAGAAACATAAGATACGTATTGCTTCAATCAGCCTTGCATGAAGTATTGCTCCGTTTTCTGAATATGAAAATATAACTGATAACGGATCTGCAAATATAAAGAAAACCGCACATATTACAATGGATGAAATCAATCCCAATTTAATAGCATAATTCATTGAGGTTTTTAGATTTTTTAAGTTTTTAGCACCGTATGCAGCTCCTCCAACTGTCAGGGCCGCAACTCCAATACCAATTAATGGTGAAATTCCAACTGAAATAAGTCTCCATGTTGCAGTGTATGCCGCAACTGCGATTGTACCTGAAAGTATTGTAAGCCAGTAGTTCATCAGAATGGATACAAATGAAATAATAAACTGCTCCAGGCTTGCAGGTATTCCAACGACAAGAATATCCTTATAAATCTTAAAATCGGTTTTATATTCGCTCATTTTGACTTCAAGGAAGCTGTCCCTTTTAACAAACATCCAATATATCATCGGAAGCATTGCAAGTGTTGCTGCAAGAACTGTGGCAAATGCTGCGCCCTGAAGGCCCCATCCGAATACGTATATGAAAATCGGGTCGAGAATCATGTTGATTATTGCTGTAAGCATCAGCGGATATGATGCCCTTTTGACTTCTCCCTGTGACCTGAAGATTGCCGCCATCATTGCAGGTATGAAAACGGAAAATACCCCTCCAATAACAATGTAACCGTAGTCAAGAGTCTGTGATATGATTTCACCGGCACCCATTGAAAGCAGAATATGTTTTAAAAAAATAAGCATGACAATTGTTGCAACAATTGACACTATGATTGAAAGCATCATTGAGTGAATTGCACTGTTTCCTGCATTTTTATAGTCTTCAGCACCAATATAACGGGCAATAAGTGAATTTGCACCTGCACCAAGACCGTTTGCAAATCCTACAAATGCCAAAAACAGAGGGGTAACAAAACCCACTGCCGCAAGGGGATCTGAACCCAATCCTGCAACCCAGATTCCATCGATAATGTTATTCAAAACAATGAATAAGTTAGAGATAATGATAGGTAAAGCCAACTTATTTATAGCTTTTTTAGGATGATTGACAATAAGGTCAATATCTTCAGTTTTCTGCATGGTTCACCTTACGATATACTGGCCCGGATTTAAAAAATCATCCAGAAATCCAAGATAAAACTCGTCATCGGCCAAATCTTCAATGGATACAAACTCATATGAGCTTATGATTGTCTTTCTCAGGTTTTTTCCGACTTTGATTTTTCCTATATTGTTCTGGGTGAAGATATCCTCGATGAATGATTTCACGTTATTGAAGGGTCTTTCCTGTTTGTGGACTAAAAAATCATCAATAACGTAGCAGTTTTCAGGCCCGTATTTTGCAGTGAAATTGTTGCAGGCCTTGTTCAGGAATACTTTCGGACCATAATTTATTTTAACATCGTTTAAAGTGGATGATGCCATTTCAAAAAGCATCACTGCTGAATCCTTTTCATTGGATGAATAATCTCCCTTAAATACTTTGAATTCCTCCTTGTTGATTTTCTCAACAAGAGATGATGTTGTCATCTTAAGCTGAGGATGCAAAGTGTCAAGAGGCATGTCGGGGATATCGAATTTGACTGCAATCAAAACACTGCCTCTTTTTTTGAACTCATCCAGAATAGCTTTCTTATCAAGTGATTTATCCAATGGATAGAAGTAATCTTTTTTATTGTCTGATGACAGGTAATTTCGGGCGGACTGTATGAATTCACTCATTTTATTCAGCCTTAATGCTGCTGCAACATTTCGGTTTTTGTCTGTAGGGTCAATTACAACCAGAGGATCTTTGAACTGACCGGCAGTTCCATAGTCCTTAAGGTCAATTACTTCACCGTATTTCCACTCCACAGCCGCTTTTAGGGTTTCATCAAAGCTTCCGTATTTGATAATGAGAAGTTCGCAGAGATAACCTGCAAATCCTCCTACCTTAAACTCTGAGCCGTATGTTCCTGTCATGTCCATGAACTTTTTTAAAAGCAGGACTTCATCACAGCCTTCAGAGGTAAGGTTTGCCTTGACAAATCTTGTGTGGAGAATTGTTCTGTCAACTGCGGATTTGAGCTGTGATCCGTCTTCGATTGCATAGCATGGAACCAGGTCCACTTCATATCCTTCAATATCGCTTGTGACATAGGGATGTGATGCAAAGTGATGTGATGCATTACCATTGAAGGCGTCACTGCATTTATGGGCAAGATATAAACCTTTTTCTTTTAGGATATCTTCACTGACATCCAGGGGAAACGCCATGAATATGTCAATGTCTGATTTTCCCTTTAAAGCTGTGCGCTTTGCAACTGAACCTACAACGGTGATTTTTGCATTGATTCCTTCATTTTGACAGGTTTCAGTTAAATAATCAACCAGTTTTTGAGACATTGCATCTATGTCTTCCTGCTCCTTTTCAGTCGGTTTTATATCATTTAATATTTGCCCGTAATCCATTTTCATCACAATTCAAATATTTCCAAATCTTCATAAATAGGTCCCTGAGGTGTTAATGTGGACTTTTTGAGAATAATCTTGTCAATGCTCATCTCGCCGATGTCAACATCACCGAACTCCTCGATTGTTGATTTGACCTTGTTTTTTCCTTTTGCGGATTTCATTCGTCCTATTGTCAGGTGTGATGAGAATCTCCTGTCCTTGTCAAAGCCAAGTTTGACGAATTCCTTGTCAAGCTCATCATGGAGTCTTTTAACTATTTCATCATCGTCAAGGCCTAACCAGATTACCTTGATTCTGTTTGTGTTTGGAAATGCTCCGCATCCCCTGATTTTGATATTGAAATTATCAAAGCCGTTTACCACATCGGATATCTTTGATGAAAGCACGTCAATGCCTTCTGTGTCAATGTCTCCGAAGAATTTTAAGGTTAAATGGAGGTTTTCCAAATCCACATATTTGATATTGGCGTCAATCTGTTTGAATTGCCTGATTACATTATAGATTTTTGCCTTGAGGTCTTCATCGATATCAATAGCTAAAAATGCCCTTATCTGACTCATTTTAACACCTACTGTTCAATAATGGTTTCATCGATAGCTATACCGAAGTGGCGTGCACTTGTTTCAATGTAAACTTTTACCTTGTCTCCAGGTTTTACATCAGCAACTGAAAGTGGTTCATCGTTTTCATCAACAATCCTTATTGTTTCTGCATTCTGAAGAAGTGTGCGTATGGTCTGGCCTTCATATTCGGCTTCAAGAAGTATCAGTGGCCTTCTCTCGATTTTGCTTCTTCCAACATATGCTGTTCTTGTTTCACCTTGGGTGTTGACAATGAGAACTTCATCTCCTGCAACCAGTTCGGAGAGGTATCTTGTCTTGTTTCCTGGAACCATGACATAAGCCTGCACAGGTCCTGCATTTACCCTGAAAGGACGGGATGCAACGTATTCGCTTTCAAGACTTTCTGAGTGAACCAGAAACATGGATTTTGAATAGGAACCGATAAGCATTCCTTCGCCGGGTTTCATCATGTCTGTAGTATCGACACATACCCTGTCGCCTGATCCCAATGGCTTTACATTGGTTATTGTTGCAATTTTCAGTTCATATTTGGTTTGTGATGCTTCAATGACTTCCTGTGCTATTTTTTTGGTTTTGTTGAAGTCATTTGCTTCAAATATTACTCCATCAGTACCATGTTCCAATGTTTCAAGTGCCACTTTTGCACCGTCAACGTCACGTACCGCCGCAATTATTTCAACATCCACTTTCTGAAGGTCTGCAATGATGTTTTCAAGCGGAATGATTGTCCAGTCTGTTCCCACAAGTATGATGTAATCAACTATTGAACCTAACTTTACTGCAAGCTGTTCATGTGCCTTGTCTGTAATAATTACATATGCACAGACTGTTTTTCCTTCACTTTTTGCCTTTTTTGCATTTGCAATGTCAACTGAATCTGAAAAATCATCGTTTAAATCAAGTACGCCGTCGCCTTCGCCGTTGATTCCTACAAGATATATGTCTGCATCATCGGTGTTTGAAATGATTTTTACGTTTCCAAGTTTTCTGATGTTTTCAATGTCATCAAGGTCAAGCACATGGTCTATTCCTGATTCCAAAGCTGTGGTAATCATTTCCTTTTTGTCGTCCCACACTTCGTCAGGAGTTGATATCCATGCAAATTTATTTTGCATCAAATCACCTATTTCAAGAATTCCAATGCTTCTTCAACTTCAAGATCGTGGTGAACTACTTCAGAAATTGCTCTTGTGATTTTTCCAGGGTTTTCTGCCTGGAACAGGTTGCGTCCGAATGCGACTCCTGCACCGCCGACTTCAAGGGATTCTTTTACCATAGTCAATAATTGTTCATCGGTTTCAACTTTAGGTCCGCCTGCAATGACAACAGGTACGATTGCTCCTTCAACAACTTCTCTGAATGAAT
This genomic window from Methanobrevibacter sp. contains:
- a CDS encoding DUF2284 domain-containing protein; this translates as MSEIKKLTADVDVSEYFEKYVNFEEVSKLCIEEQEALGYNWNYPPFEFDTNDVWNSYNKLKIIAFKIDFSAEELEHTFDERELEFVLKRFERLKVKLMNEIYMLESEDSLGLFLGKCNLCMRCTREVNMPCKMPFKMRYSLESLGAYVDRTVEDIFGYKILYAHDGKLPEYLIFVGGLLYDKK
- a CDS encoding MATE family efflux transporter, whose amino-acid sequence is MQKTEDIDLIVNHPKKAINKLALPIIISNLFIVLNNIIDGIWVAGLGSDPLAAVGFVTPLFLAFVGFANGLGAGANSLIARYIGAEDYKNAGNSAIHSMMLSIIVSIVATIVMLIFLKHILLSMGAGEIISQTLDYGYIVIGGVFSVFIPAMMAAIFRSQGEVKRASYPLMLTAIINMILDPIFIYVFGWGLQGAAFATVLAATLAMLPMIYWMFVKRDSFLEVKMSEYKTDFKIYKDILVVGIPASLEQFIISFVSILMNYWLTILSGTIAVAAYTATWRLISVGISPLIGIGVAALTVGGAAYGAKNLKNLKTSMNYAIKLGLISSIVICAVFFIFADPLSVIFSYSENGAILHARLIEAIRILCFFLVLMPLGAISGNIFQAMGKGGISLVFTILRAFILEIIFAWLFAFIFNLADIGVYIGLVCGMALGSVCGYIYINYYLKKHESYFNS
- the cca gene encoding CCA tRNA nucleotidyltransferase; amino-acid sequence: MDYGQILNDIKPTEKEQEDIDAMSQKLVDYLTETCQNEGINAKITVVGSVAKRTALKGKSDIDIFMAFPLDVSEDILKEKGLYLAHKCSDAFNGNASHHFASHPYVTSDIEGYEVDLVPCYAIEDGSQLKSAVDRTILHTRFVKANLTSEGCDEVLLLKKFMDMTGTYGSEFKVGGFAGYLCELLIIKYGSFDETLKAAVEWKYGEVIDLKDYGTAGQFKDPLVVIDPTDKNRNVAAALRLNKMSEFIQSARNYLSSDNKKDYFYPLDKSLDKKAILDEFKKRGSVLIAVKFDIPDMPLDTLHPQLKMTTSSLVEKINKEEFKVFKGDYSSNEKDSAVMLFEMASSTLNDVKINYGPKVFLNKACNNFTAKYGPENCYVIDDFLVHKQERPFNNVKSFIEDIFTQNNIGKIKVGKNLRKTIISSYEFVSIEDLADDEFYLGFLDDFLNPGQYIVR
- the thpR gene encoding RNA 2',3'-cyclic phosphodiesterase, which produces MSQIRAFLAIDIDEDLKAKIYNVIRQFKQIDANIKYVDLENLHLTLKFFGDIDTEGIDVLSSKISDVVNGFDNFNIKIRGCGAFPNTNRIKVIWLGLDDDEIVKRLHDELDKEFVKLGFDKDRRFSSHLTIGRMKSAKGKNKVKSTIEEFGDVDIGEMSIDKIILKKSTLTPQGPIYEDLEIFEL
- a CDS encoding 3-dehydroquinate synthase II — protein: MQNKFAWISTPDEVWDDKKEMITTALESGIDHVLDLDDIENIRKLGNVKIISNTDDADIYLVGINGEGDGVLDLNDDFSDSVDIANAKKAKSEGKTVCAYVIITDKAHEQLAVKLGSIVDYIILVGTDWTIIPLENIIADLQKVDVEIIAAVRDVDGAKVALETLEHGTDGVIFEANDFNKTKKIAQEVIEASQTKYELKIATITNVKPLGSGDRVCVDTTDMMKPGEGMLIGSYSKSMFLVHSESLESEYVASRPFRVNAGPVQAYVMVPGNKTRYLSELVAGDEVLIVNTQGETRTAYVGRSKIERRPLILLEAEYEGQTIRTLLQNAETIRIVDENDEPLSVADVKPGDKVKVYIETSARHFGIAIDETIIEQ